In Monodelphis domestica isolate mMonDom1 chromosome 1, mMonDom1.pri, whole genome shotgun sequence, the sequence gttctttctcataagtctctcagaattgtcctggatcactacattgctgctagtagagaagtccattacatttgattgtaccacagtgtatatcaatctctgtgcaatgttctcctggttctgctcctctcactctgcatcaattcctggaggtcattccagttcacatggaattcctccagtccattattcctttgagcacaataattccatcaccaacaaataccacaatttgttcagccattccccaatcgaagggcatcccctcattttccaattttttgcaaccacaaagagcacagccatgaatatttttgtacaagacattttccttataatctctttggggtataaactcagtagtgctatggctggatcaaagagcaggcagtcaggcacttactagttaagtgaccctgggcaagtcacttgtttgcctcaatttcttcaactgtaaaatgaatgagaaaagaaaatgtcaaactattccaatatcttggccaagaaaacctcaattaagagttataaagaatcagacatgactgaacaacaataaactcACCAGTCTGACAACAAAAGTTGTACCCATACACCAGCTAACTGCAATGAGATGTTTACTTTTGCTTTTACTGCCAgcagtaaaatgagaatgattggATATGTGGTCCATCTTTTGCTCCATTTAAGGTTAAAAATATACTATGGTGCTGTGGAAAGAATGTAAGATCTGGAATTTTaggacttgacttcaaatccaaggACTGCTTTATACTTCCCTGTCTTACTTTAGATAtgatattatttatcatttccttattAGAAATTCCTTATCAGAAGAATATCAATTACTTCTCAGAAAAAATGGAGATTAGATAAAAAAGGTCCCTTCCAGAATAAGATTTGTAATCACATGAGATGATTCTTCTAAATTCTGACATAACCTGACACACAACTTaaatcattcctttcctttttttttctgatacatTCTAAGTCAGAGTAGCTAGGAGATAGTGTGCCAAACCTAAAATCAGgaggattcatcttcctgaattcaaatctgacctcagtcacttactagctgtcaccctgagcaagtcactttatcctatttacctcagttccttaTTTATCAAATGAacttaagaaggaaatggcaaaccactctaggatctttgccaagaaagccccaaatgagggcacaattgaaatgactaaacaacataaTCTGACTAAGGTGAACTCTTATGCTTAGAAAACTAATTAACCACCCCTGAGGAGATGCTTTGATTTGACTCTAGATTAAAAACAATAAGATTCAACAAATATTAGATGTTCAAATAAGTAAAAGGTATTATGTTAAGTGCTAACATGATAAATTACTAAATTGGCATTCTGAGTTACATCATTCTCCTGTGAATTTGATTACCATTAGTCAAGTTCCTCAAAGTCTAATTCCTTCCTTCAGTTCAGTTCCAAATCCATCTCTTTGTATCACTGTCTAGTTCATATCTCTTCATCTTTTCTAGAAAAATAGATAATAGACATCAGCATAGGTACtgcttctgtgatttcattgatataaagaacatccagatgaggaaattctctctccTAATACAGGTACCTTCTCGTCACAGAACAGTGATTGTCAAATTATGATCCATGAAATAAATCTGCCCTCACTCCTTTATGTATAGACCAAGAATTAAGAAGTGTGTACAAAAACAGACTTTGGGCTGCATTTGGCCATAGTTTGCTGCCTCCTGACCTTTAGAAAGTTGACTAGAGCACTCAAAGGTTAAAGACTCACACAGCCAGTAATGTCAGAGGCACAAGGATAGGAAGagataattaacaaaaaaaaaatggggtcacaagaatcaggcacaattgaaatgactaaacaacaaaatctgACTAAGGTGAACTCTTATACTTAATATtgtacccaaggtcacacagctaggaagtgcctgaggccacatttgaacccaggccctctcaactccaggcctggctctctatctactgagtcatcttgCTGCCCCCACCCTCATATACAGTTTTTAAAACTCCTTTTTGacaaaatgttgaaaaaatgGGAAAGCAATTTTGAAGAAATTAGATCTAGACCAAGATGTGCCATAAGAAGTcctatcataaacaaattaaaggaaggaatttcttttttagaTGAGTGAATAAAAgacaattttgattttataagacaCAAGTTTTTGTACAACAAATTTAGTTAAAaacatataaatggaaaaaatttgtacagcaagtttctctgataaaggtattgattttaagatatgtaggaaactgattcaaatttattttttttaaaaactgctccTAATAGAAATGGTAGCTTTCCAAAGAAAAGCTCTAAGAAAaaggaatgcaaatgaaaacatctaGTTTTCACCTCTACATATTAAattagtaaaaattataatttttggaCAAGCTACAGGAAAATAAGCATACTAACATACTGTTGTTTATATAACTGTGTATGGTTCCTGCTACTCTGGAAAACAATCTTGCACTATACCCACAAGATCACTAAATTGTGTTACTAAATATGACctggcaataccactactaaacATTTACCCCcacagagatcaaagaaatatgaaaaagacaCATATATAAGATTATTTAGATGTGCTTTCTTTGTAGTAGTGAAGTCCTAGGAACTAAAGAGGTACATATCTCTTGGGAAATGGACAAAGTGTGCTATATTAATATAAAGTAACATTATCgcaccacaagaaatgatgaaatagatgGTTTTAGAGAAAACTAGGAAGATCAAAGTAAGTGACGTGAGTAGAACCACAgggataatttatataataacattatggagagaaataactgaatttttaattttttttaatttttattttttcaagattacatgtcaacaaaaattttaataatcactttctgaaattttgcaatctatgttctctcctaccaattctccctcttccctaacatggcaggtaatatgatataggttgtacatattggtatcatacaacacatatttccatgtttgtcatgttgtgaaataagacataaaTTGTTTGCACTAGAGAAAATTTAATGGAGAAATGGTAGgtttctatctgcattcagactccttctGTTCCCTCAATAGTGGTGGATATTCTTTCTTGTCACAAATCTGGagcaaataactttgaaaggtATAAGAACTCTAATTATTTCAATGAGTATGATTCTAGaggaaaaatgatgaaatgattAATCCATCTCTCAACAGAGAAGTGCTGAAGTCAAGATGAAGAATAAGACATTCTATTTCATTTGACAatgtatatttgtttaaaaagggCTTGTtttaaggatgcccattatcacctctactatttgacattgtactagaaacactagcagtagcaattagagaagaaaaagaaattgaaggcatcaaaataggcaaggaggagaccaagttatcactctttgcagatgacatgatggtctacttaaagaatcctagagattcaaccaaaaagctaattgaaataatcaacaactttagcaaagttgcaggatacaaaataaacccacataaatcatcagcttttctatatatctccaacacagctcagcagcaagaactagaaagagaaatcccattcaaaatcaccttagacaaaataaaatacctaggaatctacctcccgagacaaacacaggaactatatgaacacaactacaaaacactctccacacaactaaaactagacttgagcaattggaaaaacattaactgctcatggataggacgagccaatataataaaaatgaccatcctacccaaacttatttatctatttagtgccatacccattgaactaccaaaatacttcttcactgatttagaaaaaaccataacaaagttcatttggaagaacaaaagatcaaggatatccagggaaataatgaaaaaaaaaacacatatgatgggggccttgcagtccctgacattaaactatattacaaagcagcagtcatcaaaacaatttggtactggctaagaaacagaaaggaagatcagtggaatagactgggggaaagcgacctcagcaagacagtatacgataaacccaaagatcccagcttttgggacaaaaatacactattcgataaaaactgctgggaaaattggaagacagtgtgggagagactaggaatagatcaacacctcacaccctacaccaagataaattcaaaatgggtgagtgacttaaacataaagaaggaaaccataagtaaattgggtaaacacagaatagtatacatgtcagacctttgggaggggaaaggctttaaaaccaagcaagacatagaaagaatcacaaaatgtaaaataaatcattttgactacatcaaactaaaaagcttttgtacaaacaaaaccaatgtaactaaaatcagaagggaaacaacaaattggggaaaaatcttcatagaaacctctgacaaaggtttaattactcatatttataaagagttaaatcaattatacaaaaaatcaagccattctccaattgataaatgggcaagggacatggataggcagttctcagataaagaaatcaaaactattaataagcacatgaagaagtgttctaaatctcttataatcagagagatgcaaattaaaacaactctgaggtatcacctcacacctagcagattggttaacataacagcaaaggaaagtaatgaatgctggaggggatgtggcaaagtagggacattaattcattgctggtggagttgtgaactgatccaaccattctggagggcaatttggaactatgcccaaagggcgacaaaagaatatctaccctttgatccagccacagcactgctgggtctgtaccccaaagagatagtggacaaaaagacttgtacaaaaatattcatagctgcgctctttgtggtggcccaaaactggaaaacgaggggatgcccatcaattggggaatggctgagcaaattgtggtatatgttggtaatggaatactattgtgctcaaaggaataataaagtggaggagttccatggagactggaacaacctccaggaagtgatgcagagtgagaggagcagaaccaggagaacattgtacacagagactaatacactgtggtataatcgaacataatggacttctccattagtggcagtgtaatgtccctgaacaatctgcagggatctaggagaaaaaaacactattcataagcaaaggataaactatgggagtggaaacaccaaggaaaagcaactgcctgaatacagaggttgaggggacatgacagaggagagactctaaatgaacactctaatgcaaatattatcaacatggcaatgggttcaaatcaagaaaacatgtaatgcccagtggatttgcgcgtcggccatggggggtgggggggaggaaaagaaaatgatctatgtctttaatgaataatgcttggaaatgatcaaataaaatataatttaaaaaaaaaagggcttgttttttcttttgttccaaaggagaagagaggtGGAAGGGTAAGGGGAGAtcgagttaaaaaaaaaaagaaagaaagaaaagaaattggatCAATGAaacatctttctctttttaccaGAAAACAGAAGCAAGGCCAAAAAGAAGCACACAAAAGTAGGATGGCTCTGAAAACTATAGGTTGAActtaatatttactttaaaataaatgcaaattgcATGTACTAAAGATGTTTACTTTtatgtacaatcctctttttcttttctactataCATATGAAATTTTTCATTCTAATTAGTGTTTgttctaacttaaaaaaaaatagtaaatagcATAGAACTAATCACAGAATTCTGGTGCCTCTGGAGACCTAGTAAGTTGACATTGACTAGatctaatttcttttcctgtcCAGAAGATCTATAATATACTCAATGACAGAATTGCTTCTGTTTCTCCTTCCATTGATCTTCATTGCAAATGTTTTCAGACATGCTTCCTTCTGTTTCTGATTTCCTCATGTAAGTGTACAGTGCTATCTCACAACACTCATACATACCTTCATGTTtgcccagctttttttttttttagaaacccttacctttcatcttggaaacaatactgtgtattggttccaaggcagaagagtggtaaaggctgggcgaATGGGtaaatgggggtcaaatgacttgcccagggtcacacagctgggaagtatctgaggccagatttttaacccaggaccttctgtctctaggcctggctctcaatccactgagctacccagctgccccctacccttcttcttttgaaaaaggTACATTGATTCTAAATTCATAATTCATATCATGGggagaatgaaacaatccctaattttaaggagtttacattcagcTGCAATTCTTCCTTATTCAGTGTAGCTATTCTGCATGTTCTCTAACCTGGAGCATATACATAGGTCAATTTCTGTTTCCCATCCTGTTGACAAGATGGGAAGAATTCCAGAGGCAAAAGACTTGTTCAATTCCACTTCTGACACAATATTTGAGTAAAgctgggtatgtcacttaatttagttaacctcagttttctcatctgtaaaagatagACTGGGTAGACTTATatgacttctgagatcccttatagctctaaatcAAAGAACCCTTTTGGTTAGATTTACAAAACacccaaagaattattttttatttaaattttttaattaataaaaactttttttcttcttcctatctccctgcttccattttaaaagaaaagccttGTGACATACAGACTGTGCCCAAAAATATGTCTTGGGCTGTATCCTGAATCCATCAAATCTCTGTCAGAAGGCACGTAGCATGACTCATAGTTAGatctctgaaatcatgattggtcATTTCATTAGTCTTTACAATGTATTTATTGTAGAAATTTTCTCCCGTTTCTGCTCATTCATTCTGTCAGTTCTTTGTATAGGGCTTCTTAGATTACTCTGAAAtcatctcttttattatttcctatggtgcaataatattctttaaatctattacattcatatgccataatttatttgCCATTTCCCAGGTTATGAGTACCTCCTTAGTTTCTAGTTTCTTTTGCCATTTTAGGTCAAAGACTATTCACAGTTTaataaatttgttgttgttccaaattgcccaaaAGAATGACTAGACCAATTTATAATCTCATCAACAGTACAGTAATGTGCCTTTTCCCCACAGACCCCCTCtcccatatttgtcattttacattttgtcacctttgccaatttgataggtgtgaagtagaacttcagaattgttttaatttaccaaTCAATGCATTTTTTCAGTCAGTTGGAAAGCAGAAGATCAataggtaagagctaggcaattggagttaagtgactcacacagggtcacagctaggaagtaccagaggccagattttaacccaaatGCTTCCAACtcaagacctggctctttatccacctAGCTGGCTCCAGTCAATGCAATTTAAATAACTTTCAGATGTACTCCATCCTACTGAAGACAGTCATCCCTGAAATTTAAgtgatattccagaaatcaaaatcctatttTCAGATACCACTTTCTTGGATAGATGTTCATATCCCAAATCAtgttttttcacttttgtatCCCTTGCATCAAACAAGTAGTAGTGAGGGGGGAAACCAAATGCCCTCATGTCTTCTGTTTATTACTGGACATTCCACAAATCTTTTCTAATGCTTTTAAATATCCTTTTGGCAATGCTGTTTGAACCTCCAGAAGTGAGTAGAAATCAACCTTTCTGATATTGTGAAAAATTCTCTCTCCTGTTTAGGATAAAATCCCTCATAAAGGCAAAAGATCATTCCATTGCTGTTAACCTGTCCACTAACAGCTAGCACCCCAGAGCAGGGAATCACCAACCACTTCTACTCTTTGCTGCTTCTTCTAATCCTTATTGGATAAGATTTCGCCTGAATCTTTAGGAGCTCTGCCATATTATTTCTTAAAGGAACAGACCATCCAGTTCCCTTTTCTTCAGGAAGGGCCTCAAATTTGTTTTGtgtgttgttggttttttaactCCAAGGGTAAACTCAACCCTTTCTTCCTCTATGGCACTTCCATTATTCTCCCCTTGATTAGTATCAAACTTCTCCTATACCGTTTCAGATCTTTTTTATCCCACTGAAAAACTGAAACAGAAAGGATCAACTACAAAGACAACTAACTACTTCATCAAGGCATAGGATTGaaattacacacacatacatacacaccatTTAATTAGTGTAAAGAATTTGCAGGtaaggaaattctctctaccaatagAAATCAGTGACTATtaggcaatttatagtcttagaagaTCACCTAGCAACACTACaagctaaatgatttgccaaggataACTGCAAGCATGTGTCAAAGAGGTATCCTTGACTGAGGCTAGTTTTCAATTCACTGTGTGACATCTCtgcttttccatttaaaaatcaaactacTTGTCAATGAATACAGACCTTATGGAGCTACAATTgtcacaaattattcttccttCTACATTTTGCAGCTCCCAATTTTCCTTGCAGGAGGGACGGAGGAAGAAGGCAAGAGATACTAAAGTAGGACAGAAAAGTTATGCTTGAAAAGGAACCAAAATTAGCAAATTTATTTAGGAAATAGTATTGCCCTTTTTGGTTCCCACCCAATTTAAGATCTTTTCCTACCATTTCCTTTTGGGCATTGGGAAACTATGTAATTCAGAAGAATGTTGCAATTTCCTAAAGTCCCTTCTGGGATAGCCTCCATCAATATTGCTTCAGagttaagagaaagaatgaatgagacAGAGAAGGTACCCAGAGTATCAGCACAGTTAATTTTTCAACCCATTAGAGAGAAAAGCAGATGACAAATAGATAAGACACACCAACACTCAGACTTTAAAGAGCCTCCTATGCAAAATCAGCAGCCCTGAAATCTGCTGTTTTTCTCCTCACAAAATAAAGTAGACGCCCTTTTTGTCCTGTCACTTACGATTGCTCTCCAATAATGTAAACAGAAGACAGTAAGAAGTAGCAAGCAACATTTATTTCAAATAAGTCTCTAACACTGTTTCTTGAAACCTCTTCACAATAAATAATAAGCTTACTGAGTAACAATCGACCTTCCAAGGAGTCATCTGATTATTTACAGTAGTTTTAAAAGATCTTCTGGTTTGTGTATATTCATTCACTGAGGCTAATAGCCCAAGATTCCTAGCTAACCTGGGGAAACATCGGTTTTTTGTGTTAAGGTAAAAGACAGGGATTAGGGAAGGTAAAATTGCTGGGTTTCAGTTGACCTGATCTGCATACTTGCAAGTATGTACACTCGGGGACATGGGCCAACTAGGAACTAGAGTAAAGTTAACTGTTCCTTGGACGGTTTCGATCCCTTAGGGAATCTGAGTTGGATGACCCTTTCAACAAGTGCCATTAGCATTTAAGGCAGATCCtaaagaaagtaaaggaagaCAACAGGCCACAGAATACAACTGGGGAGCTAAGTGAAGTAAGGACTCCATGCACATCAAAGTTCATCGCTGAGCCAAGGATTCCCCCCATGGCCAAAAGGGTCCTTGAAAGTCCTCCGAGTAAAGGACAAAAAGACACGATTTAAGATAATAGAATTTTGGtgttggaaaggatctcaggTATCATCTAATTTCAGTACCCTCAATTTTCAAAGAACGAAATTGAAACTCAGGGAAATGAAAATGACCTGTCTGACCAAGGTCAGACTACTGGGAGAACTGGAATTCGAAACCTTGCGATTCCAAATTCGATCTTTTCCCATTACTCTACTCTTCCTCACTCAGTCAAAGCATCGGactcactttttttccctttaaactcttaccttctgtcttggagtcaatactgtgtattggctccaaagcagaagagtggtaagggctaagtgatttgcccagggtcacacagcaaggaagttgtctgaggtcatatttgaacctaggacctcccatctctaggcctggctctcaaaccacttagccacccagatgccccctggacTCACTTTAGATAGCCCCTCCCAGGAGTTTCCCGAGGTCTTCAGTGCATAAACAGCACCGCAGACAATCGAGAACCTGGAGAAACATGACTCACTGGACAAGCTTTTGGCGAGGCAATAGTGTGTCTGCGTAGAAGAAAAAGAGTAACTCAGTAAACTTTCGATGCCCCGACTGGGAGACATTTACTCGTCAATTCTCCCTGGATACAACTAAGTCATACTGGCAGAATCGCACTGACCTGAAATGGTCTCCTGGTAGCCCTTAGTGAAGAACTGCATGGCTGTTGCCGCCCTCCAGGGTGTCTTGAGTAGTCCCTGCCTCTCTGGGTCCTCCCCCAGAGAGCGCAGGATGGTGGAGTAAGCGCCCGCTAGGCTGGGCAGATTCAGCTCATTATCCTCCACGCTGCGAGTCCTCTCCGTCTTCCAAAAGTCCACCGGCTGGGCGCTCTTTTCCTCCAGGCCCCTAGGCTTTTCCTCGCGCTCGCTCCGCTCTGGCCCGGGTTGCTCCTTCGCAGCGTACCCATTGCACTGGGCACCTCTCCGCTTCTCCGCCGGTGTGCGAGCAGTGCCTGTTTTCTCTATCTGCCTAGTGGGAAGAAGTGGGGCTGGAGCCCGTAGCGGCCGTCGTTCAGCTCTAGGGGAAATTGGGACGCCTTCCATGGCCAATGAACTGGGAGTGCTGTCACCGAACTTGCCAGGAGAATTTTCCGCACGCTTAAGGTTCCCTGGGTTCGAATGCTTGCCCCGGCGTGAACACGAgcctctgtgtgtgtttgtgtgcgcAGCTCTGTGTACGCACCCGCGAGTATCCGACAAGTGTGCCTTTGCAGCGTCCACCTCTTTATAGAGCCCGAGGAGGGCATGATTCCCATTAGCCAGAGCTTCCCCGTGCGTCATCGACTTCCAGCCCTGCCTCCACCCACTCCAGTAAGCGGACGCCTAGGAGAGGGCTGAGGCGCAAAGTATAAGGGGCTTTCCCTAGGTTGGGGTTTGGTAAAAGACTCTGTGCCTTCGGCCAATGCATTTGTTTGCTATCTTTGGCAAGGACCCCTAGAAAGAAATGGATTTGGTTCTTACGGGAGTACGGAGGGAGGAGGTAAATGGAATCAGTAAGCAGCCTGAGAGCCACAGCCCGAGATAAGAAATCAGACAATGCCTTAGCTtgatctttcctccttttctgtcAAGTTAATTGAGGGCTAGGGGAAGATAGGACAATATCACAATTTCAGCACTTTCCCACacagatcccccccccccaaaagtatAAAGATGAGAGACCTTTCCTACAAGCAGCAGGTTCTGTTAGAAAATTAGCAGTCAGGAGAATAAATACTTGAAGCCCCAAATTGTCCTTCGATCCAGCACTGAAAGTGTTTGAGCATATTTATTAGCCATCAGCCAAGGAATATTATCACCATTTTCTCAAAGCACCAATTTTTTGATCCTTCAACAAGTGGGCTGACAGGTAAGAAAAGTGGTTCACATTagctcttgatttttaaaaaaaaatctggcaaaAACTATTTCTTGATGGATTTAGTGCAAAACTGTGAGATACCATCTATCACATGAGTTTTGCCCAACctgtgttatatttaaaattggtgaagccataaactgttataattaaaatagttatggTCATAAAATGTGGTGATTAAAAGAGTTAAtgctataaactgtagtgattaaaatggttgaggttgtaaactgtaagtgagtaaaatagtggaagatataaattatagtagatataagagtgggtgagtaaatttgacctcagaaaatatgttttcactacagtgtcttggtttttaaatcaaatataaggtggtcgccagggaaatattcccaattatgaatatacccaagtcaactgggttttatagagaatttaattaataatacaaggaggaattaaagaaaagagagaaagagagaaaaaggaaataagtatgaagggccttaagccaacatggcctagacctgagtcttaagagagagagatcagtcagtcagtcttttaacactcaccacaaggtctgtctaagcaaggattctagtgacagagtctcctcagagagagttccagccagagtcctcctcaaagagccttctagccagagattgtttcaaagggcctctctcaagagcctccagagggacagagtcccctcagaggagttccagcgagacctccttagagattgt encodes:
- the GCH1 gene encoding GTP cyclohydrolase 1, producing the protein MTHGEALANGNHALLGLYKEVDAAKAHLSDTRGCVHRAAHTNTHRGSCSRRGKHSNPGNLKRAENSPGKFGDSTPSSLAMEGVPISPRAERRPLRAPAPLLPTRQIEKTGTARTPAEKRRGAQCNGYAAKEQPGPERSEREEKPRGLEEKSAQPVDFWKTERTRSVEDNELNLPSLAGAYSTILRSLGEDPERQGLLKTPWRAATAMQFFTKGYQETISDILNDAIFDEDHDEMVIVKDIDMFSMCEHHLVPFVGKVHIGYLPNKQLLGLSKLARIVEIYSRRLQVQERLTKQIAVAVTEALRPAGVGVVVEATHMCMVMRGVQKMNSKTVTSTMLGVFREDPKTREEFLTLIKN